A window of the Xiashengella succiniciproducens genome harbors these coding sequences:
- a CDS encoding ATP-dependent Clp protease ATP-binding subunit has translation MELNYSSRVRDAISHSREEALRLGNLFIAPEHIMLGLIAQPGGCAVKLMEKMNVDLDHLREAIEDKIKGTKPVEHEGDLPLLKSTEQILKLVYLEAKALKSDKITTVHLLLALLRDTNSTIAQIMESYNVKYESLKNVLSRQYPIARSQMPDDDDQDSPFGGSSSEGSKSSGAKGQSETPVLDNFGIDITKAAEEGRLDPIVGREKEIERLAQILSRRKKNNPVLIGEPGVGKSAIAEGLALRIVERKVSRVLFGKRVVTLDLASIVAGTKYRGQFEERIKAILNELSRNPHIILFIDEIHTIVGAGGATGSLDAANMLKPALARGEIQCIGATTLDEYRQHIEKDGALERRFQKVMVEPTTPEETFEILNNIKAKYEDHHNVTYTPEAIDACVKLTERYISDRHLPDKAIDALDEAGSRVHISNIVVPESILKLEKQIEEVKENKIKAVKAQNFELAASFRDKEKSLQDELERTKQKWEEELQQHRETVDAEKVAEVVAMMTGIPVQRIAQAEGFRLLQMGEELRGKVIGQEEAIQKVVKAIQRNRAGLKDPNRPIGSFIFLGPTGVGKTHLAKVLTQYLFDTPDALIRIDMSEYMEKFSVSRLVGAPPGYIGYEEGGQLTEKVRRRPYSVVLLDEIEKAHPDVFNLMLQVLDEGRLTDSLGRRVDFRNTIIIMTSNIGTRELKEFGRGVGFSAQQPGSKDDNEMARGIIEKALKKAFAPEFLNRIDDVIIFGSLSKEDIHKIIDIELAGLYKRVESLGYKLNLAENAKNFIVSKGYDAQYGARPLKRAIQKYLEDEMAEVIIQASVSEGDEIEVDYDEKEEKIKTKIVSHKTKGSVIKSQGPESVN, from the coding sequence ATGGAATTAAATTATTCATCAAGGGTAAGAGACGCTATATCCCACAGCAGGGAGGAAGCTCTGCGACTTGGCAACCTGTTCATTGCTCCCGAACACATTATGCTGGGGCTAATAGCTCAACCCGGTGGGTGCGCTGTAAAGCTGATGGAAAAGATGAATGTGGACCTGGATCACCTTCGTGAGGCTATCGAGGACAAGATAAAAGGCACTAAGCCAGTGGAGCATGAAGGCGATTTGCCGCTCTTGAAATCTACAGAACAGATTCTGAAACTTGTTTACCTTGAAGCAAAAGCCCTGAAAAGTGACAAAATTACAACGGTACATCTTTTGCTGGCCTTGCTAAGAGACACCAACAGTACAATTGCACAGATCATGGAAAGCTACAATGTGAAATATGAATCATTAAAGAATGTCCTGTCAAGGCAGTATCCCATCGCAAGGTCACAGATGCCCGACGATGATGATCAGGACAGTCCTTTTGGCGGAAGTTCGTCAGAAGGTTCAAAGTCCTCCGGTGCTAAAGGTCAAAGTGAAACACCGGTACTTGACAACTTCGGTATTGACATAACCAAAGCGGCCGAGGAAGGCCGTCTCGATCCTATTGTAGGCCGCGAAAAAGAAATAGAGCGTCTTGCGCAGATACTTAGTCGTCGGAAGAAAAACAATCCTGTTCTAATTGGTGAACCTGGAGTTGGAAAATCAGCAATTGCTGAAGGTCTGGCTCTTAGGATAGTCGAACGTAAGGTTTCCCGAGTACTTTTTGGTAAGCGGGTTGTTACTCTTGACCTGGCATCAATCGTTGCCGGAACCAAGTACAGGGGTCAGTTTGAAGAGCGTATTAAGGCTATATTGAATGAATTGTCAAGAAACCCGCATATCATCCTGTTTATTGATGAAATTCACACGATTGTAGGAGCAGGTGGTGCTACCGGTTCACTTGATGCAGCCAATATGCTTAAACCAGCTCTGGCTCGTGGAGAGATCCAATGTATTGGTGCTACGACTCTGGATGAGTATCGTCAGCATATTGAAAAAGACGGAGCTCTGGAACGCCGTTTCCAAAAAGTAATGGTTGAGCCGACCACACCAGAGGAAACCTTTGAAATTCTCAACAATATCAAGGCCAAGTATGAGGATCACCATAATGTGACTTATACCCCGGAGGCTATTGACGCATGTGTAAAGCTTACTGAGCGTTATATCTCAGACCGACATTTACCAGATAAGGCAATAGACGCTCTGGATGAGGCCGGTTCACGTGTCCATATCTCTAATATTGTAGTTCCCGAATCCATCCTTAAGCTTGAAAAGCAGATTGAGGAAGTAAAGGAAAACAAGATAAAGGCCGTAAAGGCACAGAACTTTGAGCTGGCAGCCAGTTTCCGTGACAAGGAAAAGAGTCTGCAGGATGAGTTGGAACGCACTAAGCAAAAATGGGAAGAAGAACTACAACAACACAGAGAAACAGTTGATGCAGAAAAGGTTGCTGAAGTTGTTGCTATGATGACAGGAATACCTGTTCAAAGAATAGCACAGGCAGAAGGCTTCCGTCTTCTGCAAATGGGAGAAGAATTAAGAGGTAAAGTAATTGGTCAAGAAGAGGCAATACAAAAGGTTGTTAAAGCAATTCAGCGTAATCGTGCCGGATTGAAGGATCCAAACCGTCCTATCGGTTCCTTTATTTTCCTTGGTCCTACAGGTGTTGGTAAGACTCACCTTGCAAAGGTACTTACCCAGTATCTGTTTGATACCCCAGACGCCCTGATTCGCATCGACATGAGTGAATATATGGAGAAGTTCAGTGTATCACGTCTTGTTGGAGCGCCTCCCGGATATATCGGATATGAAGAAGGTGGACAGCTCACCGAAAAGGTACGTCGTCGCCCCTACTCTGTTGTACTCCTCGACGAGATTGAGAAGGCTCACCCGGATGTATTTAACCTGATGCTCCAGGTTCTTGACGAAGGACGTCTTACAGACAGCCTTGGTCGTAGGGTTGACTTCAGGAATACTATTATCATCATGACTTCAAATATTGGAACCAGGGAGCTTAAGGAGTTTGGCCGTGGAGTTGGTTTCTCTGCCCAGCAACCAGGAAGCAAGGATGACAATGAAATGGCCAGAGGAATTATCGAAAAGGCTCTTAAAAAAGCCTTTGCACCTGAGTTCCTTAATCGTATTGACGATGTAATAATCTTCGGTAGCCTTTCCAAGGAAGATATTCACAAGATTATTGATATCGAACTTGCAGGACTTTACAAAAGAGTTGAGAGCCTCGGTTATAAGCTTAATCTTGCTGAGAATGCCAAGAACTTCATTGTTTCGAAGGGCTATGATGCTCAATACGGAGCAAGACCATTGAAACGGGCAATACAGAAGTACCTTGAAGATGAAATGGCAGAGGTAATAATCCAGGCTTCAGTTTCTGAAGGCGATGAAATAGAAGTAGATTACGATGAGAAGGAAGAAAAGATCAAAACAAAGATAGTATCACACAAGACAAAAGGATCGGTCATCAAATCACAGGGACCAGAGAGTGTCAACTAG
- a CDS encoding tetratricopeptide repeat protein, with translation MRYLTILGMMLFSLVSFAQTETAYIELKNEGNDALRKNDFATAVEKFEAALAVWPEEEAQDASMIFNLATAARRIKNHEKALEYYKKSVDMGYRADFSTYYIASSLNNLDRDEEMEQTLLKAIEDYKSSSVLAQMKKMLTTYYLKKGAEPYNQAAQILASAASADPEQYDEITARANNAFADAKPWFEKVLEIDPDNEKAQASLREINSRLK, from the coding sequence ATGAGGTATTTAACAATTTTGGGGATGATGCTGTTTTCTTTGGTTTCTTTTGCACAAACTGAAACAGCATATATCGAGTTGAAGAATGAAGGTAATGATGCGTTGAGAAAGAACGATTTTGCCACAGCAGTCGAGAAGTTTGAAGCTGCCCTAGCAGTATGGCCTGAAGAAGAAGCACAGGATGCTTCAATGATATTCAACCTGGCAACTGCAGCACGCAGAATTAAGAACCATGAGAAGGCATTGGAATACTATAAGAAGTCTGTCGATATGGGATATCGTGCTGATTTTTCTACATATTACATTGCTTCTTCTCTGAATAATCTGGATAGGGATGAGGAAATGGAACAAACTCTCCTCAAAGCTATTGAGGATTACAAGAGTAGTTCTGTCCTTGCTCAGATGAAAAAGATGCTGACAACCTATTATCTGAAAAAGGGTGCAGAACCATATAATCAGGCTGCTCAAATTCTTGCTTCTGCAGCTAGTGCAGATCCTGAACAATATGATGAGATTACAGCTCGTGCAAACAATGCTTTTGCTGATGCTAAGCCATGGTTTGAAAAGGTACTTGAGATTGATCCTGACAACGAAAAGGCTCAGGCTTCCCTAAGAGAAATCAACAGCAGACTTAAGTAA